The genomic interval CGTCGTAGATGGACCGCTCGACAAGGATGCGGCTGCCGGCGGTGCAACGTTCACCGTTGAGGGAGAACACGCCGAAGATGGTGGCGTCGACGGCGGCCTCGAGGTCGGCGTCGGCGAAGACGATGGCGGGGCTTTTGCCGCCCAGTTCCATCGACAGGCCTTTGAGGAACGGTGCGGCGTTGCCGAAGATGAGTTGGCCCGTGCTCGATTCGCCGGTGAACGAGATCAGTGGCACGTCGGGGTGCTTGACGAGGGCGTCGCCGGCGTCCTCGCCGAGGCCGTTGACGAGGTTGAACACACCGTCGGGTAGTCCGGCTTCTTCGAAGATGCCGGCCCAGAGCGATGCCGAGAGTGGAGTGAATTCCGCGGGCTTGAGCACGACGGTGTTGCCGGTGGCCAGGGCAGGGCCCAGCTTCCACGATTCGAGCATGAACGGGGTGTTCCACGGCGTGATCAGGCCGGCGACTCCGATGGGTGTGCGGTTGACGTAGTTGATCTGCCGCCCGGGCACCTTGTAGGTGTCGTCCGCCTGCGCCACGATCAGGTCGGCGAAGAAGCGGAAGTTCTCCGCTGCGCGTCGCGCCTGGCCGAGTGCCTGGGTGATCGGCAGTCCGGAGTCGAACGATTCGAGTTCCGCCAGACGTGCGTCGCGGGACTCGACGATGTCGGCGATGCGGTGCAGAATCCGCGAGCGCTCGCGCGGCAGCATCGTCGGCCACGGGCCGTCGGTGAAGGCGGTGCGGGCGGCAGCGACAGCGAGATCGATGTCGGCTTTCTTGCCGGCCGCGGCCTGCAGGTAGACCTCGTTCGACACCGGGTCGAGGACGCCGAAGGTGTCGCCGTCGACCGAGTCGACGAATTGTCCGCCGATGTAGTGCTGAATGCGGGTGGGAAGGTCTGCGGGGACGTGGCGCTGGGCGATGTCGGACACGGTGTCGGTCATGGGATCTCCGTTCGGAAGGGTTTTCGGTTCGGATCAGAAGTCGGGCAGGCCGAGGTTCTCACCGGGATGTTCGTGGGTCAGGTAGGCGTCGAGGGTGGCGGAGCGGTGCCGACGGGCGGCGTCCTCGATGCGCGAGAGCGGCGCGCTCGTCTCGATGAGCGCGACGATGTCCTCGTGTTCGGAGACGGATTCGCGGGCTCGACCGGGCACGAAGGTGAACGTCGAGGCGCGCAGATGTCCGAGTCGGCCCCATTCGGCGTCGACCAGGGCCGCCAGCCGCGGGTTGGGGCACTTGGCGAACAGGATGGAGTGGAACTCCTGGTTCAGGGTGGTGAAGAGGCGGGGTTCGAAGTCGCTGAGGGACTCGATCATTCGTTCGTTGACCGAGCGGGCGCGTCGGATGTCGTCGTCGGAGAGTCGGCGTGCGGCCATCGCTGTCGCAGCACCTTCGAGCACGCTCAGCGCCTGCATGCTGTACCGGTACTGGGAGTCGTCGACCATCGAGACGTGTGCTCCGACATTGCGTTCGAATGTCACGAGCCCTTCCGCCTCGAGTTGCCGGATGGCTTCACGTACCGGAACCACGCTCATGTCGAGGTCCTTGGCGATGGAACCGAGGACGAGCCGGTATCCGGGCGTGTACTCCTGCCGCGCGATCCGGTCCTTGACGAAGTGGTAGGCGAGTTGTGACTTGCTCCGGGTCACCGGTTGTCCTGACGCCATTGCTCGTACCGTCCTTTCCATTCGGAGTTGGGCGGGAACAGCCCGTCGACAGCGTGACCGTCGGCGACCTGCTCGGCAATCCAGGCATCCTGATCCTCCTGGAGAAGTGCGGCATCGACGACTTCTTCCACGAGATGTGGAGGGATGACGATGACCCCGTCGTTGTCGCCGACGATGACGTCTCCGGGCTGCACTGTCGTGCCGCCGCAGGCGATGGTGATGTCGTGGTCCCACGGAACGTGACGTCGTCCGAGGACGGCGGGGTGCACGCCGGAGGAGAAGACAGCGAGGCCGGTGTCGGCGACGGCGTCGCGGTCTCGGACGCCGCCGTCGGTGACGACTCCGGCTGCGCCGCGGGCGCGCGCACGTAGCGCAAGGATGTCACCGAGGGTTCCGGAACCCTTCTCCCCGCGTGCCTCGATGACGATGACCTCGCCCGACTCGACGGCATCGAAGGTGCGCTTCTGGGCGTTGTATCCGCCGCCGTGCGAGTCGAACAGGTCTTCGCGGTTGGGCACGAATCGGAGGGTTCTGGCGGTCCCGACCAGCTTGACCCCGGCGGTCAACGGCGTGACGCCGTCGATCGTCACGTTGTTCAGGCCGCGCTTGCGGAGTTGCTGGGAGAGACCGGCGACGGGTACCTGAATCAGCTTGGCGCGCAGCGCGTCAGTGAGTTCGAAGGCGGGTGCGGGCTGCTGCAGGCCGGCGGCCTCGGTCGACCCCCACGCCTCGCTCCTCTGGACGTCGTCGACGGCGGGCATCGATCCCAGACTCTCGTCGAACGGCGTGCTGCCCTGCACGACGGTGGTGGTCAGCCGGCCGGAGCTCGGCACGGTGGGGGAGTCCGGAGCGTCGACCTCGATCTCGACCACATCGCCGGGGACGACGACGGAGGAGCCCGCGGGTGTTCCGGTGAGGACGACGTCGCCGGGTTCGAGGGTGAGGTGTTGCGAGAGGTCGGCAACGAGTTGGGCGATCGGGAAGATCATGCCGGCGGTCGTGTCCGTCTGCGCCAGGGAACCGTTGACCCAGGTGCGAATGCGAAGGGCTGCCGGGTCGACTCGGCGCGCGTCGATGACCCGTGGGCCGAGCGGAGTGAAGCCGTCACCGCCCTTCGAGCGGAGATTGGATCCCTTGTCGTTCGCGCGCAGGTCGTAGAGTCCGAAGTCGTTCGCTGCGGTCACCCCACTGACATGGCTCCAGGCGTCGTCGACGCCTACTCGGCGCGCCGCGGTACCGATGATCACCGCGATCTCGCCTTCGAAGGCCAACAACTCTGTGCCACCGGGCCGTTCGACGGTACCGCCGGTCGTCGACACCGAGCTCGACGGCTTGAGAAAGTAGGACGGGTGCGCGGGCCGTCGGCCCCGTTGATCGGCTCGCGATGCGTAGCTGAGGTGGACGGCGATGATCTTCCCCGGCCGCTTCGGTGCTTCCACGGAATTCGTGGAGTCCGGCGCTACATCGGTGGTCATGAGGTCTCCTGCATCCGGTGGGCCTTGCATCGTATTTCAAATCATATACGATGAGTGACGCAGATCGCAATGGATCCCCCTCGAGTCCATCGGCACACGGGGTGCGGGACAACCTAGGAGCCAGCAATGAGCGCACCTCACCGACCGGGTCACCCTGGTCCCATCACCGACAGGGAACGTCGACGCGTCGTCTTCGCGGCCGTCGTCGGCACCACAGTCGAGTGGTACGACTTCTTCGTCTACGCCGCGGCGGCGGGACTGGTGTTCGGGCAGTTGTTCTTTCAACCGGCGGGAGAGGGCGTGGCGACCATCCTCTCCTTCCTCACCGTCGGCATCAGCTTTCTCTTCCGGCCCCTCGGCGCCTTCCTGGCAGGGCACTACGGTGACCGATACGGACGCCGTGTCGTCCTGATGGTCACGCTGGTGCTGATGGGGGTGGCCACGACGTTCGTGGGACTCCTCCCCACCTACGCCGCCATCGGCGTCGCCGCGCCGGTCATGCTGATCGTGCTGCGGATCCTGCAGGGCATCTCCGCCGGCGGTGAATGGGGCGGCGCTGTCCTCATGGCCGCCGAGCACGCTCCGAACGACAAACGTGGTGTCTATGCGGCTGCCCCACAGGTCGGCGTCCCCCTGGGGCTGCTGCTCGCCTCGGGTGTCATGGCGCTCATGACTGTCGTCGCTCCCGGTGAGAAGTTCCTGCAATGGGGATGGCGGGTGCCGTTCCTGCTCTCTGTCGTGCTGATCCTGATCGGGCACTACATTCGCCGGCGGGTGGAGGAGAGTCCGGTGTTCCTCGAGATCGCCGATCGGAAGGAGCAGACGAAGACGCCGGTCGTGGAGTTGTTCCGTCACCATTGGAAGCTCGTCATCGTTGCAGCGCTTGTGTTCTCGGGGAACAGTGCCGTGGGTTACATGACCACGGGCGGCTACATCCAGAACTATGCGACGAATTCCGACGGCCCCGTCGGGCTCGACCGCGGGCCCGTGCTGTGGGCGGTCGCGGGGTCGGCCGTCACCTGGCTGATCTTCACGTGGATCGGCGCGGCCGTGAGTGACCGCATCGGACGCCGCTCGACGTACCTGATCGGGTGGGTCCTTCTGCTCGGTGCCCTCGTACCGCTCTTCGCGCTGGTCAACACGGCGAACGTCTGGGTGCTGTTCCTCGGGCTGATGTTGCTGACGGTCGGCCTCGGCTTCACCTACGGCCCACAGGCGGCCCTGTACGCCGAGCTCTTCCCCGCCTCCGTGCGATTCTCCGGTGTCTCGATCTCCTACGCGATCGGTGCGATCCTCGGCGGGGCCTTCGCACCCATGATTGCCGCTGCGCTCGTGCGCGTCACCGGTACGACCACCGCGGTGACGGTGTACCTCGTCGCGGTGGTGCTCGTCAGCGTCCTCGCGACCCTGATGCTGCGCGATCGCAGCGGAATACCCCTCGGTCCCGACCACGAGGCCGAACAATCTGTGAGTCCGATCAGAACAACGGCAAAGGTCTGACATGCAATTTCACCATCACGGATACGTCTCCGGCGACCCTCGCGTCCAGTCCGCCGCGGGCGTCGGAGTGAATCGACCCGACGAGCTGCCCGACGAGGTCGACGTTCTCATCGTCGGAACGGGACCGGCCGGCATGATGACCGCCGCCCAGCTCTCGCAGTTCCCCGGTGTCACCACCCGCATCGTCGAGAAGCGCAACGGCCGACTGGCCATCGGACAGGCCGACGGCATCCAGGCTCGAAGTGTGGAGACCTTCCAGGCGTTCGGCTTCGCCGACCGGATCACTGCCGAGGCGTACCGCATCACCGAGATGGCGTTCTGGAAGCCGGACCCGCAGGACCCGTCGCGCATCGTGCGCACTGCGCGGACACCGGACGACGCCGTCGGCATCAGCGAGTTCCCGCATCTGATCGTCAATCAGGCACGAGTCCTGGACTATTTCGCCGAATTCATGGCGAACGCCCCCACCCGGATGCGACCCGACTTCGGATACGAGTTCCGCACTCTCGAGATCGGTGAGGGCGACTACCCGGTAGCCGTCACCCTGGTCCACACCGGCGGGGAGCACGCCGGCCAGGAACGCATCGTGCATGCCAAATACGTCGTGGGTTCCGACGGCGCCCGCAGCGCCGTGCGCGACACCATCGGGTGCAGACCGGTCGGCGACAAGGCCTTCCACGCGTGGGGTGTGATGGACGTGCTCGCCGTCACCGACTTTCCCGACATCCGCACCAAGTGCGCCATTCAGTCCGGCTCCGGCGGCAGCATCCTGCACATTCCTCGCGAGGGCGGGCACCTGTTCCGCATGTACGTCGACCTCGGCGAGGTTGCGCCGGACGACAACGGCAATGTCCGCACCACCAGCATCGAGCAGATCATCGCGCAGGCCAACGAGATCCTGCACCCGTACACACTCGATGTCCGAGATGTGGCGTGGCACAGCGTCTACGAGGTGGGGCACCGTGTCACCGACCGGTTCGACGACGTGCCCGCCGACGAGGTGGGTCATCGCACCCCGCGCGTGTTCATCACGGGGGACGCCTGCCATACCCACAGTGCCAAAGCAGGGCAGGGCATGAACGTGTCCATGCAGGACGGGTTCAATCTCGCGTGGAAACTCGGCCATGTCCTCGAGGGCCGCAGTCCGGAGTCGTTGCTCTCGACGTACACCGCCGAACGGCAGGTCATCGCCCAGAACCTCATCGACTTCGACAAGCAATGGTCGTCGATGATGGCCACCCGCCCCGAGGACTTCGACAATCCGTCGGAGCTCGAGGAGTTCTACGTCAAGACAGCGGAGTTTCCGGCGGGCTTCATGACCGAGTACGCACCGTCGATGATCGTCGGAGACGCCGAGCATCAGCATCGTGCATCCGGGTTCCCGG from Rhodococcus sp. NBC_00297 carries:
- the hpaE gene encoding 5-carboxymethyl-2-hydroxymuconate semialdehyde dehydrogenase; protein product: MTDTVSDIAQRHVPADLPTRIQHYIGGQFVDSVDGDTFGVLDPVSNEVYLQAAAGKKADIDLAVAAARTAFTDGPWPTMLPRERSRILHRIADIVESRDARLAELESFDSGLPITQALGQARRAAENFRFFADLIVAQADDTYKVPGRQINYVNRTPIGVAGLITPWNTPFMLESWKLGPALATGNTVVLKPAEFTPLSASLWAGIFEEAGLPDGVFNLVNGLGEDAGDALVKHPDVPLISFTGESSTGQLIFGNAAPFLKGLSMELGGKSPAIVFADADLEAAVDATIFGVFSLNGERCTAGSRILVERSIYDEFVERYAAQAKRVKVGYPHEPATEVGALVHPEHYDKVMSYIEIGKSEARLVAGGGRAEGFAHGNFVTPTVFADVAPDARIFQEEIFGPVVAITPFDTDDEALALANGVKYGLAAYVWTNDLKRSHNFAQAIEAGMVWLNSNNVRDLRTPFGGVKASGLGHEGGYRSIDFYTQQQAVHITLGEVHNPTFGKADADHH
- a CDS encoding GntR family transcriptional regulator, which encodes MERTVRAMASGQPVTRSKSQLAYHFVKDRIARQEYTPGYRLVLGSIAKDLDMSVVPVREAIRQLEAEGLVTFERNVGAHVSMVDDSQYRYSMQALSVLEGAATAMAARRLSDDDIRRARSVNERMIESLSDFEPRLFTTLNQEFHSILFAKCPNPRLAALVDAEWGRLGHLRASTFTFVPGRARESVSEHEDIVALIETSAPLSRIEDAARRHRSATLDAYLTHEHPGENLGLPDF
- a CDS encoding fumarylacetoacetate hydrolase family protein, whose translation is MTTDVAPDSTNSVEAPKRPGKIIAVHLSYASRADQRGRRPAHPSYFLKPSSSVSTTGGTVERPGGTELLAFEGEIAVIIGTAARRVGVDDAWSHVSGVTAANDFGLYDLRANDKGSNLRSKGGDGFTPLGPRVIDARRVDPAALRIRTWVNGSLAQTDTTAGMIFPIAQLVADLSQHLTLEPGDVVLTGTPAGSSVVVPGDVVEIEVDAPDSPTVPSSGRLTTTVVQGSTPFDESLGSMPAVDDVQRSEAWGSTEAAGLQQPAPAFELTDALRAKLIQVPVAGLSQQLRKRGLNNVTIDGVTPLTAGVKLVGTARTLRFVPNREDLFDSHGGGYNAQKRTFDAVESGEVIVIEARGEKGSGTLGDILALRARARGAAGVVTDGGVRDRDAVADTGLAVFSSGVHPAVLGRRHVPWDHDITIACGGTTVQPGDVIVGDNDGVIVIPPHLVEEVVDAALLQEDQDAWIAEQVADGHAVDGLFPPNSEWKGRYEQWRQDNR
- a CDS encoding MFS transporter; translation: MSAPHRPGHPGPITDRERRRVVFAAVVGTTVEWYDFFVYAAAAGLVFGQLFFQPAGEGVATILSFLTVGISFLFRPLGAFLAGHYGDRYGRRVVLMVTLVLMGVATTFVGLLPTYAAIGVAAPVMLIVLRILQGISAGGEWGGAVLMAAEHAPNDKRGVYAAAPQVGVPLGLLLASGVMALMTVVAPGEKFLQWGWRVPFLLSVVLILIGHYIRRRVEESPVFLEIADRKEQTKTPVVELFRHHWKLVIVAALVFSGNSAVGYMTTGGYIQNYATNSDGPVGLDRGPVLWAVAGSAVTWLIFTWIGAAVSDRIGRRSTYLIGWVLLLGALVPLFALVNTANVWVLFLGLMLLTVGLGFTYGPQAALYAELFPASVRFSGVSISYAIGAILGGAFAPMIAAALVRVTGTTTAVTVYLVAVVLVSVLATLMLRDRSGIPLGPDHEAEQSVSPIRTTAKV
- a CDS encoding FAD-binding monooxygenase, with protein sequence MQFHHHGYVSGDPRVQSAAGVGVNRPDELPDEVDVLIVGTGPAGMMTAAQLSQFPGVTTRIVEKRNGRLAIGQADGIQARSVETFQAFGFADRITAEAYRITEMAFWKPDPQDPSRIVRTARTPDDAVGISEFPHLIVNQARVLDYFAEFMANAPTRMRPDFGYEFRTLEIGEGDYPVAVTLVHTGGEHAGQERIVHAKYVVGSDGARSAVRDTIGCRPVGDKAFHAWGVMDVLAVTDFPDIRTKCAIQSGSGGSILHIPREGGHLFRMYVDLGEVAPDDNGNVRTTSIEQIIAQANEILHPYTLDVRDVAWHSVYEVGHRVTDRFDDVPADEVGHRTPRVFITGDACHTHSAKAGQGMNVSMQDGFNLAWKLGHVLEGRSPESLLSTYTAERQVIAQNLIDFDKQWSSMMATRPEDFDNPSELEEFYVKTAEFPAGFMTEYAPSMIVGDAEHQHRASGFPVGKRFKSVQVSRVCDGNPVHLGHQHRADGRWRIYVFADAAGSAGPAVSRLASWLVESPDSPVVRYTPPGHDVNSMFDIKVVHQQPHVDIDLGEVSAAFLPTVGRFELTDYENVFAAGPETDIFDERGIDRDGAVVVVRPDQYVAQVLPLEATAALASFFAAIMIAQPKAAQTEELV